In the genome of Candidatus Glassbacteria bacterium, the window GCCAGAAGCGCAAGTCTGGCGATGACTTTATCTGGCATGCGGTCGAGGTGGTGCGGATCCTGGTGGACCTCAACCTCTACGACAGCATCTCTATCGCCAGCGCATTGATCCACGATGTAATCGAGGACACCGACTGCCCGCTCGAGGATATCCGCTGCGAGTTCGGCGACGAGATCGCGGGAATCGTGGACGGTTTGACCAAAATCAGCAGGATGGACGGCTATGTTTACCGCTCGGCCCAGGAAGAGCAGGTTGACAACTACCGCAAGCTGATCCTGTCGATGGCGAAAGATATCAGGGTGATCCTGATCAAATTCGCCGACCGGCTGCATAACATGCGCACCCTCTACGCCCTCTCCGACGAGAAAAAGCGCAGAATCGCGCGGGAAACTCTCGATATCTACGCCCCGCTGGCCCATCGCTTCGGTATCGCCTTGATCAGATGGGAGTTGGAGGACCTGTCGTTCAAGTATCTCGAACCGGCTAAATACAAGAAACTGGCCAAGCAGGTGCAGACCAAGCGCGGCGAGCGGGAAAAGCTTATCGACCAGTTCAAGGACCCGTTGCAGAAAGCGATCAACGAAGCCGGGATCGAGGCGGAAGTGAGCGGGCGGCCCAAGCATCTTTACAGTATCTACAAGAAAATGGAGCGGCGCGGGAACTCGTTCGAGGATATCTACGATCTGCTGGGCCTGCGGGTTATGACCCGTTCGGTTGCCGAGTGCTACCACATTCTGGGCCTGGTCCATTCAACCTGGACACCGCTTCACGACCGTTTCAAAGATTATATCGCCACGCCGAAATCGAACATGTACCAGTCGCTGCATACCACGGTTTACGGGAACCAGGGGCAGATGATCGAGGTGCAGATCCGCACGTTCGACATGCACCGCACCGCCGAGTACGGTATCGCCGCGCACTGGAAATTCAAGGAAAATCTGAAAGGCGAAAGCGACATAGACCGTCGCATGACCTGGCTGCGCGAGGTGCTGGAATGGCAGAGCGAGGCCACTGACCCGCGGGAGTTCATGGAGTTCCTCAAGGTCGACCTGTTCCACGACGAGGTGTTTGTGTTCACTCCCAGGGGAAAACTAATAAAGCTGCCGACCGGGGCCACGCTGGTGGATTTCGCATTCGCCGTCCACACCGAGGTCGGCCTGCAGTGCTCGGGCGGCAAGATCGACGGGAAGATCGCGCCCCTGCACACTCGTCTCAAAAGCGGGCAGACAGTCGAGATAATCACCAACGCCAATACCAAGCCGAGCAAGGACTGGCTCAAGTTTGTCCGGACCTCCAAGGCCCGCAGCAAAGTACGCTCCTGGGTGCGCGAGCAGGAATACACCGACAGTGTCCGGCTGGGCAAGGACATGCTGGTGCGGGAATTCAAACGCCAGCGCAAGAGCCGTGTCGATGAGCAGCAGCTGGCCGGAGCAGCGGAGAAACTGAACGTTTCACCATCGTCCGAAAAACTGTACGAGGCCCTGGGGCAGGGAATCGTTTCGCTGAGGCAGGTGATGCACACCCTGTTCCCCGAGGACGCGCAGAAAGAAACGCGCCCTGCCGAGGTGTCGACCATGGACCGCCTGATGGACAAGATCCGCAAGGGCGGCCGGGACTCAGGGATCAAATTGCAGGGGATCGGGAACCTGATGGTAACCTGCGCCGGTTGCTGCCAGCCGGTGCCCGGCGATAAAGTCGAGGGTTACATAACCCGTGGCCGGGGGATCACCATTCACCGGACGGACTGCCCCAATCTGATACGCACCGGCAGTAATTCCGACCGCCGGGTGCCGATCGAGTGGGAATCCGACAAAGGGGACCAGTTTATTGTCCGGCTGCTGGTTTCGGGCACAGACCGCAAGGGTGTGCTGGCGGAAATGACCAGCGCCATCACCGATTCCGGCACCAATATCCGCGGCGCCAGTACCAAGAGCGCCGAGTTCGATTTTACGGCCACCTTCGTGGTGGAAGTCAGCAATCTCAAACAGCTCGACAAAGTTATTACGGCATTGAAAAAAATCAAAGGCATTGACAGGGTCCAGCGAAAAGAGTCATTTTCATCAGAGGCCTTGTCTTCGCCGGGTTAGTTTGCCGCGACGCTAGAGTGCGGTTTCTCTGATAACTTTCAGCTGATGGAGGCCGGAATGGGTGCGCTGCCGCAGTTCATCTCTTGGCTGACTGATTTGGCGGCGGGCCAGTGGTTGACCCATCTGGTCCCCCGCGCCCAGCGCTGGAAGGAGATTCAGGGCGGCTGGGCGGAATCCTCCAGCGAGGCCTCCGGCCCTGTCGCCTGGGGACTGGGGATTGTCGTTGTGGCGGGCGGGTTGTATGTTATTCTCCAATCTCAGCGTGAGAAGAAAAAACGCCGCGAGCGCGAACTGCTTTATTTTGACCGCAAGGCTGTCGACAAGGACCTCGACCGCAAGCATATCGATCTGCTGATGTCGATTGTCAAGCAGGTCACGATCTCCTCGCCCTACCGCGTGCTTGAATCATACGACGTGTTCCAGCATCTGGTGGAAGCCTACCACCAGAAACAGAAATTCTCCAAGCATGAACATAAGTTTTTTCATCAGCAGGTTGACGAAATCAAAGAGGAACTGGGATACAACAAGATCGAGGAGACGGTCCAGCTTCAGAATACCCAGGAAATCCGTAAGGGTCAGGAAGTAAAGATAATCATCGACCGCGACAGCCAGTCCTACGAGTACAGGTCGGAACTGTTGTTCAACACCGATGAGCGGCTGACATTCAGCGCGGCGGATATCGACCTGAGCTTTATCAAGCCGGCCGGCGGCAAGCCGATCACGGTGCAGTTTTACAGGGACAATGACGCCGGCTACTCTTTCCTCACGACTCCCTCCCAACCGCCGGACCAGGAAAAGAAGGAATTATATCTCAAGCACCCCACGAAACTCGAGCGCAAGCAGGCCCGCAGTTTCAGCAGGATGGAGGTCCATTTTTCGTTCAGCTTCTTTCACCTCGCTAAAGATAAATTCAACACGATTGAAGTGGACATGAACCTGGACAAGTGTGAATCACTACCCGTGTTCATCGCCGAAACTGTCGATATAAGCGGCGGCGGACTGGCCTTTTACACGCGTCACGGTGTAAAGAAGGGCGATTTCCTGTACCTGAACTTCCAGCAGTTGAGCGAGGAGCACAGGGACCCCGTACTGTGCGAGGTGGTTTATCACGGGCTTGACCAGGAGCGCGAATGCGATATCGTCCGCGCCAGCTTCCACAACATCAATGATCTCGCCCAGGACACGATCATGCGCTTTGTCTACCAGATGCAGCGCAAGGCGGCGCGCAGGCTCAAGTTCGCACCGAAAAAATAGTCTGCTCCCGCCGGGGCTCACCTGTTAAAACGCCCGGAACTCGCTTAAGAGCCGGGCGTTGTCTTTTTCTGTGTCTGCGGAGAGTTAAGTCAGGACAGTGCCGGTCTGGTAGAGAATCCGTCCACAGTGGTTGCAGAACTCGATAATGTCCTGCTGCTGGGTGATGAGCTTACTGCCGGTGGGGGTGGAAACGAAACAACCGTAGCATATCCCGTTCTTAACCGGCGCAAGAGGCCTGTCGTATTTCTTGGCGATCTGCTGAAAGCGGAGGTGCAGTTCGGGGTCGAGCTGGCCGGCAACCTCCTTGATCGACTCCTCTATTCTTTCCTTCCGCTCCAGGTCGAATCCCATTTCCTCGTATTTTTCAACAACCTGAAAATCCTCCATTTCCCTTTTCAACATCAGCAGGTCCTGAAGGAACATCAGCAATCTGAGCTGGTTGTCCTGCATCTATTGCGTCCCCGGTTTGAAATGCTCGTCAACTGCCTGCCTCTTCCAACAGTTTGAGGAATTCTTCCACCTGTTCCAGGTTGTCCAGTTTGGCGGTAATATCCGGAGTTTTGCAAAACTGGGCTACCTTGCCGAGCACAGGCAGGTAGTAGTTGGAAATCTCGACCGGCGGAGCGACAATCAGAAAAAAATAGTGGCCCGGCTTACCGTCGATAGAATTGAAATCGAAACCTTTGGCGTGCCTGCCGAAGGCCACGTTCAGCTTGTCCACAACCAGCGAGCGGCAGTGCGGGATGGCGAATCCCTTGCCGATTCCTGTCGAGCCCAGGTTCTCGCGCTTCTTCAGCATTTTGAACAGCATTTCCTTGGCCTTTTCGTCCAGTTGCAGCAGGCCGATCAACTCCATCAGCACGTCGTCTTTTTCATTGGACTCGAGGTCCAACTTGACGTTGGACGCGTCGAACAGTTCCTTGAGTTCCATCGTTCACATACTCCGGATCCGGTTAAATACATTTTCGTATTTTGCACTCTGAGCCATCAAGACGGGATTGCAACGCCATGACCGCGCCTGGTATCGATCCGCTTCGGTACGCTGCGCATACCGCGGAGATAATAACATGCCTGAGTAGAAGTTTAGTGTCAAGTGTTTTTGCTTGCACGTCCGGTAACCGGCAGCCCTTAAATTCTGGCGCGCATCAGGGCCCGTAATCAACTTCGCGCACCGCCTCGAACTGGGCCTCCCTGTCGCCCGTGGTTAGGCGCACGCTTTCGAATTCCGAGGCCAGGGGGGGGCGGAGATCGGCCAGCTTGCCCCAGATCCCGGGGCGGCGGCTGAGAAAATGAATCGCCCGGTTATCGTTGCTGCCGTTGATCGTATTCCACCAGGTGCTCTTGGAAAGGAAGCGTTCGCTGAAATCGATCTCGGCCATGATCACTGTATCCCTGGCGCCGACAGCCTCGGCCAGCACCTCGCCGGTGGGTGAGATTATCCCGTTCCCGTCGGTGCCCAGGATCACCGGAGCCAGCCACACCCTGTCATCGGTTGCGCGGGTCAGGTAGCGGTGAGCCGTATCCAGGCTCCCGTCGCTGTTCTCACGGCCCATGGTGGGATGGAAGATCAGACGGGCGCCCTCGAGCGCGTAGATCCGGTGGATCTCGGGGTAGGTGATCTCCCAGCAGGTAGAGATTGCGATCGGCGCAAAATCAGTCTCGAACACCTCGTAACCGGTGCCGGGGGTAACCAGCCAGGTCTCCATGATCGGCAGGACTGTCTTGCGGTGCCTGCCGATCAACTCGCCCTGCCTGTCGAAGACCAGCGAAGAATTATACACTTTGCCGTTTTCCTTTTCGTAGATCGGCGCGACCACATACATCGAATGCTTGCGGGCAATCGCGGCGATCCGTTCGCTGAGCGGCCCCGGTACCTCGACAGCCATGCCGCTGAACAGGATCTCGCCTGTTTCCGGGTCCCGTCGGTCGACATGCAGGCCGTAGCCTCCGATATGCT includes:
- a CDS encoding bifunctional (p)ppGpp synthetase/guanosine-3',5'-bis(diphosphate) 3'-pyrophosphohydrolase gives rise to the protein MPKQSLFEILEGINSLDMGPIELAYEFGARAHAGQKRKSGDDFIWHAVEVVRILVDLNLYDSISIASALIHDVIEDTDCPLEDIRCEFGDEIAGIVDGLTKISRMDGYVYRSAQEEQVDNYRKLILSMAKDIRVILIKFADRLHNMRTLYALSDEKKRRIARETLDIYAPLAHRFGIALIRWELEDLSFKYLEPAKYKKLAKQVQTKRGEREKLIDQFKDPLQKAINEAGIEAEVSGRPKHLYSIYKKMERRGNSFEDIYDLLGLRVMTRSVAECYHILGLVHSTWTPLHDRFKDYIATPKSNMYQSLHTTVYGNQGQMIEVQIRTFDMHRTAEYGIAAHWKFKENLKGESDIDRRMTWLREVLEWQSEATDPREFMEFLKVDLFHDEVFVFTPRGKLIKLPTGATLVDFAFAVHTEVGLQCSGGKIDGKIAPLHTRLKSGQTVEIITNANTKPSKDWLKFVRTSKARSKVRSWVREQEYTDSVRLGKDMLVREFKRQRKSRVDEQQLAGAAEKLNVSPSSEKLYEALGQGIVSLRQVMHTLFPEDAQKETRPAEVSTMDRLMDKIRKGGRDSGIKLQGIGNLMVTCAGCCQPVPGDKVEGYITRGRGITIHRTDCPNLIRTGSNSDRRVPIEWESDKGDQFIVRLLVSGTDRKGVLAEMTSAITDSGTNIRGASTKSAEFDFTATFVVEVSNLKQLDKVITALKKIKGIDRVQRKESFSSEALSSPG
- a CDS encoding PTS sugar transporter subunit IIA, yielding MELKELFDASNVKLDLESNEKDDVLMELIGLLQLDEKAKEMLFKMLKKRENLGSTGIGKGFAIPHCRSLVVDKLNVAFGRHAKGFDFNSIDGKPGHYFFLIVAPPVEISNYYLPVLGKVAQFCKTPDITAKLDNLEQVEEFLKLLEEAGS
- a CDS encoding carbon-nitrogen hydrolase family protein, which codes for MRHMLNMATVFLAALCLTGGLASISAAPPGKTKVAVIQATGSPRQDPFKAGYDSTKVRAMSQAHLDKLLGLIDRAGEMGADIVCGPEDMQHIGGYGLHVDRRDPETGEILFSGMAVEVPGPLSERIAAIARKHSMYVVAPIYEKENGKVYNSSLVFDRQGELIGRHRKTVLPIMETWLVTPGTGYEVFETDFAPIAISTCWEITYPEIHRIYALEGARLIFHPTMGRENSDGSLDTAHRYLTRATDDRVWLAPVILGTDGNGIISPTGEVLAEAVGARDTVIMAEIDFSERFLSKSTWWNTINGSNDNRAIHFLSRRPGIWGKLADLRPPLASEFESVRLTTGDREAQFEAVREVDYGP